The stretch of DNA GCACCTTAACGCTTCGCTTCGGCACTTACGGCCTCGCTCGGTCTGCGACACATAGGCTTCTGGCACTCCCCTTGCCTACGCAAGTGTCGTTCCAGTCCCTAACGTCCCGTTCCGGGACTCAGGGTCAGCCTACGTCGTTAAGGCTAGTTCGTTATGCGTAATGGCTTAAATCAAATCTAAATAAAAGAATAAAATGACTACCGAAGCAACAATCGCACTAATTTCTTCTTTGTCAGCTGTACTGCTAACTAGTCTTCTATCAATTTTCCAAATTTATATAAATAAAAATCTAAAAAACATACAGTCAAAAAATCAAATAGTATATCATCTACTAGAAATGAGATTTTTTCTTTTAGAATCATATAGACTAGACACCTTTCTTGAGATTTATCTTAATAAAATAATATCAACAGACGAAAACTTCTTTAAGGCTAACATTGTGGTCTTAAATCAAATTTGTAAGCTATTTATCAAAACCTTAAAGAGCCAAAACACAGAAAATCTAATTACAGGATATACCGAGGCAATTAAAAAGTTTTCCATTATTGATCCAACAACCTCCTTTTCAATTAGTCACCATAATGACACCTTTACGATTATTTCAAAATTAGATATCTATCATTCTGACTTTTTTAAACTAATAAATGATACTTTCTCGAGCGAAGATTTAAATAAATTATCAAAACTGGCAGAAGAATCAAAAAAAATCGTTCTAGTTAAAAAAATAAAAGAACTAGAGTCAGCCTTAATTGAAATTCAAGGAGGAATCCTTTATATTGAAAAAATAAAAATGTTTCACTATATAAAAAAAACTAAAATTCAATCAAAGTCTGAACAAATTAAAGAGTTTAATATTTTTCTTGAAAATCACTTTCCAGATATTCAATTAAGATTCTAACATTAGTAAATTATATCTTCTCGAACGAACAAACTTTTCTCTCAAGTAGAAAATTCCATACTGTTAAATCGCCACTACGCATAACAGCGCCTTAACGCTTCGCTTCGGCACTTACGGCCTCGCTCGGTCTGCGACACATAGGCTTCTGGCACTCCCCTTGCATTCGCAAGTGTCGTGGCCAGTCCCTAACGTCCCGTTCCGGGACTCAGGGTCAGCCTAGGTCGTTAAGGCTATTTCGTTATGCGTCATTCCTTAATCAAACATCTCTATGAAAAAAACTAACATCAATCAATTACTTTCCAATACAGAAGCTCTATTTGCCCATGTATACATGTTTACTGAGAAATTTGATATCCTGCCCGATAAGGAACACTACGGCACTTCAATTGCGTATACCGACATTCGCCAGAGAAAAGATGATTTCATAAGGGAACTAAAAAATTCTATCACTTCTTGGGTATACAACAGTAAGAAGGCTAAAGAACTCTTTAATGAAAGATTAGATAAAACTGAAGACTTAGCTAACTCTGCTTCTTTTTTAGCCAATCTTGCCCTAAGTAAATTCCGCCCGAATCAGCCGCAAGGCCAATTTGGTGAATTAATATTATTTAATTTTATTCAACATATTTTTGAAGCTCCACCATTATTAAGGAAAATGCCAATAACCACATCAACTGGACACGAAAGATTTGGAGCCGATGCTATTCACTATCGAGAAAAGAATGGATCGAATGAAATAATTCTTGGCGAATCCAAATGCTATGAAAGTAAGTACAAGTTTAATGATGCCTTTTTAAAATCACTTATTAGTATAGAAAATTCCTTCAACAACATTGATAATGAATTACACTTATATATACATGATGATTTCATAGACAGTCAACTCGTTAGCATAGCTAAATCCTATAAGTCAAATTCTCTTAATAACGTAAAATATGAATTGGTATGCATTATCATCTACAATGAAACAAATAGTATGGATAAATTAAACTCCCAAATTGATTTGGAAAATGAAATTAAAAGTATAATCCGTCATCGATGTTCAAAAATTGATAAACAAGAAATAAAGCGAATAAAAGAAAACGTATTAGATCGTATACATTACATCATATTCCCAGTTTGGAATTTAGATGAAATATTAAATTCATTCAAATAATATTAAATCATATGGAAAAAGAAGTCGAAGAAATATTAAACGAGATTTTAAATTTTGAACTGCTTCGAACGGCAATAAAATTAAAATTTACAAAAAGAAAGGAATTAGAATTCCCAGATCTACTACTAAAAAAATCATTAATCTTACTAGATTTTCTTTCAGTTAAAAAAGATGAAGAGAGTAAACGTGTCGTATTAATTATCTGTTCAGTTATTTGGCAATATCGCAAAAATGAATGGGGCGGGTTAAAAGATATATTTATTCTTTTTTTTAGTAGGATAGGTCATTCTCCATCGAGTGTAATGATTGATGAAGAATTTAATCATGAGACCAAACAATTCTCACAATTTAATAGCTATGTAAGTAGTTTAACAGTCACATATCTGCAAAGTCTTTATGAAATAAAAATTCGAAATTGTAAATTTTCATTAACTGAATTTCAAAGAAACATTTGGCACAAGCTTGATTCAAGCAATCTAATAGGAATCTCAGCTCCAACAAGTGCAGGGAAATCATTCATACTTGCTTTGAAAAGTTTAAGTTTAGTGATTAAAAAAAATGGAAGTATTGTATATATTGTTCCAACTTTAAGCCTAGTAAGCCAAGTTTCTTCAGATTTTAGAAAATTAATTGAATTATTCAAATTAGACAATTACCAAATTTTAAATACTTATGTATCAGAGGAGGAAACTCAAAATACAATTTATGTCTTAACACAAGAAAAGGCAATTGGTGCATTTTCAAGACAATCTAAACCATTCCAAAATTTACGTATCCTAATAGTAGATGAAATTCAAAATATAGAAAGGTTGGAATCAGAAACAGATACTAGATCGAAAATATTATATGATCTATTGCAAGAATTCAAAAATTCTAATCATCCAGACCATATCATTATTTCCGGACCGCGAATAGAAAATATCGATAATATCGGAAAAATGATTTTCGGTAAAAATGCATTAAAAGAAGAAAGTAAGAATTCACCTGTCGTAAACTTTACCTATTCTATTCGCTCAGAAAGAAAAAATAAGATTTTAAACCTACATTGCGATCTATTAAGTAGACCGTTAGGAATCCCAATATCCGAAAACATTGATTTAATTCCAAAACCAGGAGGTACTCAATATAATGAAAACACTCATAAATTCATTTTATACATTCTTGAGAGATTAGGAGAAAAAAGTACTAACATAATTTTTTCGCCCACGACCAAACAAGCTCGTAGAACCGCACTATTCTTAGCAGATAATTTAGACGATTCGATTAATAACTCTTTATCAGATCTAATTTTGTATATCAAGGCAACGGTACATGAAACTTACGATTTATGCATCGTTTTGCAAAAAGGAATTGCATATCACCATGCTAAATTACCGAGTCATGTACGTCTTGTTCTTGAAAAGGCTATTTCACTTAAACTGATTTCAAATATTATTTGTACAACGACTCTAATGCAAGGTGTAAACCTTCCCGCTCAAACTATAATTATAAGAAACCCCAATTTATTTATTAAAAGTAGAAGCGGAGAAACACCCAAATTAACTCCTTATGAAGTTGCAAATTTAAGAGGAAGAGCCGGTCGTTTGATGAAAGATCTTGTTGGTCGAACATTCGTTACTGACGAAAACTCTTTCATTGAAGAATCTGATCAGGAACAAAAATTATTTGAGGATGAATACAAAGAGATTACGACAGGCTATGATCAATCTTTCGAAAAAAATAGAAATCTCGTAGAAGAACAACTTAATTATGGAATTGAAGTAACTTTGGATGAACCTCATTTTCTTGTTACATACATAAGACAATCTATATTAAAATATCAGCGCAAATCATTGCAAAAATTAGCTGAAGTAGGAATTAATTTAGATGAAAAAATCGTAAAGAATGTTTTAAGCGAACTTTTAAAAATGGAAATCTCCGAAGAAATCTGTTTCGCAAATCGATACTGGGACCCTTTCGATCTAAATAAATTATATTTAATGAGAAATGAATTTGATCTTCCTTTGAAACATAATGATAGATATATAGCAAAAAGATTATTAAAAATAATCAATAAATTTAAAACAGAATTTCGAATCTATTTTGATCGTTACATTAAAATACAAGATGTCCCTAATAAAGAAAATTTATACTCATTCTGTATAAACGCAACTAGTTGGCTGCATCAAATACCTTTGTCAGAAATATTATCAAATAGTTTCTTTGATAACTCTGAAAAAATTGATAAAGCAATTGCTCAACTTCAAAATGATGTAACATACGGATTACCTATGTTACTCAAGCCAATTTATGATATATTGGCACCAAATGAACCTTTTCTCCGCTATATCGAAACTGGAGCCTACTTACCGATAACTAGAATTTTAATTGAACATAATGTTCCGAGAGAAACAGCAATTTACTTAACAAACACTATCTCAAACAACTTTCAAAACCAGGAGGAAATTTCTTTTACAAAAATAAAAGATGAAATCGAAAAACAAAGAGATAAACTTCCCTATTGGTTAAATATTCAATTAAATTTTTGAATTAAGGAACGACGCATAACAGCGCGGAAACGCTGCGCTTCGGCACTTCCGGCCTCGCTTGGCCTGTGGCACATTCCTCTCCGTCACGCTTCTCGCTCCGCAAGAAGTCGCGCCGACGCTAACGCCTCTGCGAGGCTCAGCTACGAGGAACGTCGTCTCCGCTAATTCGTTAAGCGCAATTGCAAAAAAAATATATGAAACCAGTTTATCTAATAACAATCTTTTTGTTAATTTCCTGCCATTTATTTCAGAAAGAAAAAAAGTATTTTGAGGTTATAGCAAAAAGCGGATTAATATTGAGATCGGGTCCTGGACAAAATTATAATAAAATTACTACTCTTCCAATAAATACATCAGGAATAATAAATGAATTTATTGGGCCAACTACTTACATACAAGGGAAAAAAGGATTATGGCTACAAGTTGAAACTGAACAACTAAATGGATATATTTTCTCAGGCTTTGCAATAATTCACGAAAACATTGAATCTCTTAATCAAAGTAGAAATTATAAATCTTTTCCAAAATTCAAAGGAATCTATCCATTTACAAATTCAGATCTAACCAAGGAAGAATTCACCAAAAAATTCCTAGAAAAGTTTATTGTCTTTGAAAGTGACTTAAGTCCCAAAACTAAAATCATTTTAGATAATGATTTATATAAAATAGAATTAATTTCTGCAAAAAATGAATATAGTGACTACCAAACTATTTTTGTTTTAAACAAAAAAGAAAAGTTAAATTATATACCAGACATAAACAATCTTCATCCGAAATCAATTGCGGAAAATTCAAAAATTATAACAGGATTTGAATATACTTGCTATAATTGCTGTGCTATGCCAACTGATACAATAGGAATCTTAGCTGAAAACAAAATATACACTTTACCCATTCCTTTGAATGACACCTTAGCATCATGCGATTTTGAAGGACAAGTTAAAACAGATTTTAGTCAATTACGAATAACAAATAAAAATGAAATAATAATTCACAAAACAATATACGACTGCTCTACTGATCCAAAATGCAGTCAAGCAGGAGCAGAAAATAATTGTAAGCCAACCAAAGTTTTTTCAGATACCTTTATTCTTATTGAAAATCCGTATTCAAATCCAAATGTCTTTGAATTTGATGCATCAGTTGTTCCTAAAAATATACTGATCCAATTTAAAACAGGCAGAACTGCAATAACAAATAAAAATCTTGATTAACTCTTTGCAACTGCGCTTAACAGCAACTAACCGCTTCGCTTCGGGACTTACTCCCTCGCTTGGTCTGCGACACATAGGCTTTTGTCACTTCTCTTGCTTGCGCAAGCGTCGTGCCAATCCCTAACGTCCCGTTCGGGACTCAGGGCCAGCCTACGTCGGTTAGTCTAGTTCGTTATGCGAAATTTTTTAAAATTAAGGTAAAAATGAAAAATATAATCAAAAGTAATCTAAAAATATTAATTATCCTTTTAATGTCATGCAATTGTTCAGTTGATATCAGACAGGTTCCTGAACCTAGAACTCTTATCGATTCTACTGTTTTTTGGACTCAAAAAAACTTATACATTGGTAAATTTGAGGTATATACTTCCGACTCTATTGAATACACAAAAGCTTGGAGACATATCTTCAAATCTTTTCTAATTAATAATCGAATTAGCAAAAATGTTAAAGATTTAAATGGTGAAACCCTAGTTAATAATGATGACTACATTCTAGACATTGAAATCTATCCAAAACTAAATGATGAATTTAATTATTGGTGGACCTGGCCTGCTATTTATCCATTGACTGGTTATTGGCCTATTCAGATTAGAGTCTACAATTATGAAACCATCATTAAATTTAAAATAATTAAGAATCAAAACATTATACATGATAGCGAAATTAAAGAAACAGATGAAAAAACTATAACTATTTATGGTTTCTACAGAACTTCAGACATTGAAAAAATGATCGAAACTGTTAATCTAAAGGCATTAGATAAATGTTCAAAAGATATTTCATTAAAAATTCAATAACTTTAGCATTATTAATATTTACATTTAACTGTATTTCCGTTCCTAAATATCCAAAAAACGATAACATAAATTGTATTGCTAATTTTTACCACAATCGCAGACAAATGAGGGATATTCAGATTGAAAACCGAAACTTCACTATTGTTATGTCATTAGTTACTCTACCTACATTATTCATATTCGGTGTTCCTGGTTTACTACCTATTGCAATTTTGCCTTTTACACAATATAGAAATTTCAGCAAAACTAAAATAATTCTAGAACGCTATGAAAGTCAACACTGTCAGTAACTATAATTTTCATTAAAAATACATATTTCAATGAAAAATTACAAAACAGCAAAATATATATAACAAAAAACTTCGCATAACAGCGACTTACCGCTTCGCTTCGGGACAAGCCCTCGCTCGGCCTACGGCAAATTCCCTTTCTGGCATTCGCCTTGCTTACGCAAGCTACATGCCAGTCCCTAACGTCCCGTTGGGACTCAGGGTCAGGGAACTTCGGTAAGTCTAGTTCGTTAAGCGAAATTGTATAAATTTAATCTATTAAGGAAAAATAATGAAATTAGTAAAATTAATTCTTATCACAGCAGCTCTTACAACAAATTTAAATGCTCAAGAGGCAGAATTTGAAAAATTAGAAAAAATAACTTCAATGGGAAATCTAGAAAACTTTATAACATTCTATTACACAAGCCCTAAACCAAAACTAGTTCCCAATGCAATACTATTCATTCGTGACAAAAATCTTACCTCTAATTCTAACTTAGAAAGACATTTTGTACCTTTTTTTGGTGAAGTTTTCAAGAACAACGAAGAGAATATTCCAATTTGGTTCGAATCTTTAAGTAAGTTATCTGACGACGATATTTATATATTTTCACAAGCTTTACTTTGGAGTGATTCAAAGTATTCAAAATTAACTATAGAGAATCTTCTAAAAAAGACAAAAAATAAAGAACTTATCAATTCTATTAATAATATTTCAAATGAAATGAAACCAATAAACCTCCTAGAGGCAGATATCTCTTCTGCCGAACAACTTGACATGCTTTGGAACTCCTTCTTTGCTACTGGTAATGAAAAATTTATTGAAAAAATTTTATTAACAAGTGAAATTGCTAATAAACCTTTAAATCAAATAATAATTTCTCAAACTGCACGATGGTCAATTAAAGCAAACTCAAAAATTCATACTAAAGTTCGTGATTTTTGTAACAAAAATAAAAAGAATTACAGCGAGAATATAAACTTATTCTTACAATCTATTAGTGAATAATATACAACTTCGCATAA from Leptospira montravelensis encodes:
- a CDS encoding DUF1837 domain-containing protein yields the protein MKKTNINQLLSNTEALFAHVYMFTEKFDILPDKEHYGTSIAYTDIRQRKDDFIRELKNSITSWVYNSKKAKELFNERLDKTEDLANSASFLANLALSKFRPNQPQGQFGELILFNFIQHIFEAPPLLRKMPITTSTGHERFGADAIHYREKNGSNEIILGESKCYESKYKFNDAFLKSLISIENSFNNIDNELHLYIHDDFIDSQLVSIAKSYKSNSLNNVKYELVCIIIYNETNSMDKLNSQIDLENEIKSIIRHRCSKIDKQEIKRIKENVLDRIHYIIFPVWNLDEILNSFK
- a CDS encoding DEAD/DEAH box helicase is translated as MEKEVEEILNEILNFELLRTAIKLKFTKRKELEFPDLLLKKSLILLDFLSVKKDEESKRVVLIICSVIWQYRKNEWGGLKDIFILFFSRIGHSPSSVMIDEEFNHETKQFSQFNSYVSSLTVTYLQSLYEIKIRNCKFSLTEFQRNIWHKLDSSNLIGISAPTSAGKSFILALKSLSLVIKKNGSIVYIVPTLSLVSQVSSDFRKLIELFKLDNYQILNTYVSEEETQNTIYVLTQEKAIGAFSRQSKPFQNLRILIVDEIQNIERLESETDTRSKILYDLLQEFKNSNHPDHIIISGPRIENIDNIGKMIFGKNALKEESKNSPVVNFTYSIRSERKNKILNLHCDLLSRPLGIPISENIDLIPKPGGTQYNENTHKFILYILERLGEKSTNIIFSPTTKQARRTALFLADNLDDSINNSLSDLILYIKATVHETYDLCIVLQKGIAYHHAKLPSHVRLVLEKAISLKLISNIICTTTLMQGVNLPAQTIIIRNPNLFIKSRSGETPKLTPYEVANLRGRAGRLMKDLVGRTFVTDENSFIEESDQEQKLFEDEYKEITTGYDQSFEKNRNLVEEQLNYGIEVTLDEPHFLVTYIRQSILKYQRKSLQKLAEVGINLDEKIVKNVLSELLKMEISEEICFANRYWDPFDLNKLYLMRNEFDLPLKHNDRYIAKRLLKIINKFKTEFRIYFDRYIKIQDVPNKENLYSFCINATSWLHQIPLSEILSNSFFDNSEKIDKAIAQLQNDVTYGLPMLLKPIYDILAPNEPFLRYIETGAYLPITRILIEHNVPRETAIYLTNTISNNFQNQEEISFTKIKDEIEKQRDKLPYWLNIQLNF
- a CDS encoding SH3 domain-containing protein, producing MKPVYLITIFLLISCHLFQKEKKYFEVIAKSGLILRSGPGQNYNKITTLPINTSGIINEFIGPTTYIQGKKGLWLQVETEQLNGYIFSGFAIIHENIESLNQSRNYKSFPKFKGIYPFTNSDLTKEEFTKKFLEKFIVFESDLSPKTKIILDNDLYKIELISAKNEYSDYQTIFVLNKKEKLNYIPDINNLHPKSIAENSKIITGFEYTCYNCCAMPTDTIGILAENKIYTLPIPLNDTLASCDFEGQVKTDFSQLRITNKNEIIIHKTIYDCSTDPKCSQAGAENNCKPTKVFSDTFILIENPYSNPNVFEFDASVVPKNILIQFKTGRTAITNKNLD
- a CDS encoding LBF_2127 family putative lipoprotein, coding for MKNIIKSNLKILIILLMSCNCSVDIRQVPEPRTLIDSTVFWTQKNLYIGKFEVYTSDSIEYTKAWRHIFKSFLINNRISKNVKDLNGETLVNNDDYILDIEIYPKLNDEFNYWWTWPAIYPLTGYWPIQIRVYNYETIIKFKIIKNQNIIHDSEIKETDEKTITIYGFYRTSDIEKMIETVNLKALDKCSKDISLKIQ